AGCAAACTAAATGTGTGTTTCCCACCTTCATCACTTCTGACTCAAGTCTTACCTTCGTTGGTCCTGATCATTTTTACGTCCAGTTTGGTGCGGATGTCCTCCAAACCAgagagctgaaacacacactcgTACTTGTCCCAGTCTCCAGGTTTGACCGATGAAACGTCCAGGTCGCTGCTCATCTGGAAGGTCCCATCGTGGTTGGGGAGGACCTCTCCGAGGTCCACGCCCTCATGaagctcctctcctcctttcctccagTATATCATGGCGTTGTTGGGGAAGAAACCTGTGGCGTGGCAGCTGACCGGAGAGGA
The DNA window shown above is from Plectropomus leopardus isolate mb unplaced genomic scaffold, YSFRI_Pleo_2.0 unplaced_scaffold93296, whole genome shotgun sequence and carries:
- the LOC121940732 gene encoding major histocompatibility complex class I-related gene protein-like; translation: SAERPSVSLLQKSSSSPVSCHATGFFPNNAMIYWRKGGEELHEGVDLGEVLPNHDGTFQMSSDLDVSSVKPGDWDKYECVFQLSGLEDIRTKLDVKMIRTNEGKT